The Triticum aestivum cultivar Chinese Spring chromosome 7B, IWGSC CS RefSeq v2.1, whole genome shotgun sequence genome window below encodes:
- the LOC123156227 gene encoding cytochrome P450 89A2-like translates to MQDVILLLLSMALLVVVSSLLRRAPPFKEMQTRLAAAKWALVRDFSAALRRDVVVTDRVTAHHLLVRGGAGGAFCNRPPTSAASSVLSRQRHHNIGSAPYGALWRGIRRNLVSEVFHPSRLRVYAPARRRALCGLVADLQEQCKSSKDGSVLAAESMHAALFGLSAAMCFGDGVDSRLVHAMADGMEDLIRSLVGLRVFAALPALTELIYRERWNKLVALRRQQEEMYLPLINARRDLLRRPSGEAPTYVDTLIDLLVPNDDNSSGSVNAPKQRLADGEFVGLCSEFLGAGTEPAAAALQWTMANLVKHVDVQEAVRSEIDAVVGADAEEVSEEDLGKLEYLNAVLMEALRLHPTVPSVARQVMPDDHVFLDGRRVVAGTIVQFPLERLARDETVWAEPNKFLPERFLAGGGGKGVSLVAAAGSAGEIKMMPFGAGRRMCPGMGVAMLHLGYFVANLVREFEWMEAEGDLAVDLEPQVGFLNIMKRPLHARLALRNKGIELLELASSDP, encoded by the exons ATGCAAGACGTGATCCTCCTCTTGCTGTCCATggcgctcctcgtcgtcgtcagcagcctgctcCGGCGTGCACCGCCGTTCAAGGAAATGCaaacccgcctcgccgccgccaagtGGGCTCTCGTACGGGACTTCTCCGCTGCCTTGCGGCGGGACGTTGTCGTCACAGACCGTGTGACCGCGCACCACCTCCTCGTCCGCGGCGGCGCCGGGGGCGCGTTCTGCAACCGCCCGCCGACGAGCGCTGCCAGCTCCGTCCTCTCGCGGCAGCGACACCACAACATAGGCTCGGCGCCCTACGGCGCGCTCTGGCGCGGCATCCGCCGCAACCTCGTCTCGGAGGTCTTCCACCCGTCGCGCCTCCGTGTCTAcgcccccgcccgccgccgggcgCTCTGCGGTCTCGTCGCGGACCTCCAGGAACAGTGCAAGTCATCTAAAGAtggctcagtcctcgcggccgagaGCATGCACGCTGCTCTGTTCGGCCTCAGCGCGGCCATGTGCTTCGGCGACGGCGTCGACTCGCGCCTCGTCCACGCCATGGCCGATGGCATGGAGGACCTCATCCGATCCCTCGTTGGGCTGCGTGTCTTCGCCGCACTCCCGGCGTTGACCGAGCTAATCTACCGCGAGCGGTGGAACAAGCTGGTCGCGCTCCGGCGGCAGCAGGAGGAGATGTACCTCCCACTCATCAATGCCCGGCGCGACCTGCTGCGTCGCCCGTCCGGCGAAGCCCCAACATATGTGGACACGCTCATCGACCTCCTCGTCCCAAACGACGATAACTCCTCCGGTAGTGTCAATGCTCCCAAGCAAAGGCTAGCAGACGGCGAGTTCGTGGGACTCTGCTCGGAGTTTCTTGGCGCCGGCACGGAGCCGGCGGCAGCGGCGCTACAGTGGACCATGGCGAACTTGGTGAAGCACGTGGACGTGCAGGAGGCCGTCCGGAGCGAGATCGACGCCGTCGTCGGAGCGGACGCGGAGGAGGTGAGCGAGGAAGACCTTGGCAAGCTGGAGTACCTCAACGCTGTGCTCATGGAGGCGCTGCGCCTGCACCCCACAGTGCCGTCGGTGGCTAGGCAG GTGATGCCCGACGACCATGTCTTTCTGGATGGTCGTCGTGTCGTGGCGGGGACGATAGTGCAGTTCCCACTGGAGCGTCTGGCGCGGGACGAGACGGTGTGGGCCGAGCCTAACAAGTTTTTGCCGGAGAGGTTCCTTGCCGGCGGCGGGGGCAAGGGTGTGAGCCTGGTAGCGGCAGCAGGAAGTGCCGGGGAGATCAAGATGATGCCGTTCGGGGCTGGCAGGAGGATGTGCCCCGGCATGGGTGTGGCGATGCTCCACCTTGGATACTTCGTGGCAAACCTCGTGAGGGAATTCGAGTGGATGGAGGCAGAAGGCGACCTGGCTGTCGACCTCGAGCCGCAGGTCGGGTTCTTGAACATCATGAAACGACCACTCCATGCTCGGCTCGCGCTGCGGAATAAGGGGATTGAACTTCTGGAGCTAGCTTCTTCGGACCCATAA